In Archangium violaceum, the following are encoded in one genomic region:
- a CDS encoding acyl-CoA dehydrogenase family protein — MTMQPLLASQPSVEDQLYRILNSTRPDYAWKLRRYFDEQWDPSLTFQNEDLDGFREKTHFMVRKLLQSDLLSLAELNQKPSEYMKFCEHSCWIDGSVAATLFGHFLIFGGSLVFLGTERHRPLVDVANDFRLPGCFCMTEVGHGSNLAGLGTTATYDPERGEFVINTPSWHDAKWAIALLAWNARVVTVMAQLYMPDGECKGIHSFLVPVRDEEGRPLPGVKISDVDWLIGLNGVGIGGAMFDHVRIPRENLLNRFADVTAEGKYVTSFASSGDLFRAQISPLMIERLVPFAVAGVKVALTIAARYGKERRQFGPRGGPERPIIEYSSHKRRLLPGVAESYAISLMLERMHLEADRTMPEPLPTPLQPLCASFKAYSYETATRVIQNARECCGVHSFRHINKIARAQLDMHGFAHAAGDNVVLYQYAGRILLEDFAGGKGPFKDAAEPDPTACSATCAKHQALFAARFDQLIDYTRGEFMKHLGAGMNRGDAWNEILTFAIEVGRAYAIRETHKQFLRVIGTCEPGPAKDILVELCELYGWSTVSANLGWYRDVSDGSLELSGISVERTVLEYSQRLAPQLDLLVDSFGIPEVLLPAADLMADLPGKFS, encoded by the coding sequence ATGACAATGCAGCCCCTCCTGGCTTCCCAGCCCTCCGTCGAGGATCAGCTCTACCGGATCCTGAACAGCACTCGCCCCGATTATGCCTGGAAGCTGCGCAGGTACTTCGATGAGCAGTGGGATCCATCCCTGACGTTCCAGAACGAGGACCTCGACGGGTTTCGCGAGAAGACGCACTTCATGGTGCGCAAGCTTCTCCAGTCGGACCTGCTGTCCCTGGCCGAGCTGAACCAGAAGCCATCCGAGTACATGAAGTTCTGCGAGCATTCGTGCTGGATCGACGGAAGCGTCGCGGCCACGTTGTTCGGTCACTTCCTCATCTTCGGAGGAAGCCTGGTCTTCCTCGGCACCGAACGGCATCGCCCCCTGGTGGACGTCGCCAATGATTTCAGGCTCCCCGGGTGCTTCTGCATGACCGAGGTCGGACACGGCAGCAATCTCGCGGGTCTCGGCACCACCGCGACGTACGACCCCGAGCGCGGCGAGTTCGTCATCAACACGCCCAGCTGGCACGACGCGAAATGGGCGATCGCCTTGCTCGCCTGGAACGCGCGGGTCGTCACGGTCATGGCGCAGCTCTACATGCCCGACGGAGAATGCAAGGGAATTCACTCGTTCCTGGTGCCGGTGCGGGACGAAGAGGGACGTCCGCTGCCGGGCGTGAAGATCAGCGACGTCGATTGGCTCATTGGCTTGAACGGCGTGGGGATCGGCGGGGCGATGTTCGATCACGTGCGCATCCCGCGCGAGAACCTGCTCAATCGCTTCGCGGACGTGACGGCGGAAGGGAAGTATGTGACGTCGTTCGCGTCATCGGGCGATCTCTTTCGCGCGCAGATCTCACCGCTCATGATCGAGCGGCTCGTCCCCTTCGCGGTGGCGGGAGTGAAGGTCGCCCTCACCATCGCGGCGCGGTATGGCAAGGAGCGGCGCCAGTTCGGACCGCGCGGTGGCCCGGAACGCCCCATCATCGAATACAGCAGCCACAAGCGGCGATTGCTGCCCGGTGTCGCCGAGTCGTACGCGATCTCGCTCATGCTCGAGCGCATGCACCTCGAGGCGGATCGCACGATGCCCGAGCCGCTGCCCACGCCGCTCCAACCGCTCTGCGCGTCGTTCAAGGCCTATTCGTACGAGACGGCGACACGGGTCATCCAGAACGCGCGCGAGTGCTGCGGTGTGCACTCGTTCCGGCACATCAACAAGATCGCCCGGGCGCAGCTCGACATGCACGGCTTCGCGCACGCGGCCGGTGACAACGTGGTGCTGTATCAGTACGCGGGGCGGATCCTGCTCGAGGACTTCGCCGGGGGCAAAGGTCCGTTCAAGGATGCCGCCGAGCCCGATCCCACCGCCTGCTCGGCCACCTGCGCGAAGCACCAGGCGTTGTTCGCGGCGCGGTTCGACCAGCTCATCGACTACACGCGTGGCGAGTTCATGAAGCACCTGGGCGCGGGAATGAATCGCGGCGATGCATGGAACGAGATCCTCACGTTCGCCATCGAAGTCGGCCGCGCGTACGCGATTCGCGAGACGCACAAGCAGTTCCTGCGCGTCATTGGCACCTGCGAGCCGGGTCCGGCGAAGGACATCCTGGTGGAGCTGTGCGAGCTGTACGGGTGGTCGACGGTATCGGCCAACCTCGGCTGGTACCGGGATGTCTCCGACGGATCGCTCGAGCTCTCAGGGATCTCCGTCGAGCGCACGGTGCTGGAGTATTCGCAGCGACTGGCACCGCAGCTCGATCTGTTGGTGGATTCCTTCGGGATCCCGGAGGTGCTGCTCCCGGCGGCGGATCTGATGGCCGACCTGCCGGGGAAGTTCAGCTAG
- a CDS encoding acyl carrier protein translates to MSRLEIRSLIHRCLSDVEPQLKNLDLTEETALPELGLDSLKLIEVGVRLEDAFGDSVRFDNWLEQERTKQGNSAFKLASLISFIEERRAA, encoded by the coding sequence ATGAGTCGCCTGGAAATCCGCTCTCTCATCCACCGCTGCCTCTCCGATGTTGAGCCCCAACTGAAGAACCTGGACCTCACCGAGGAGACGGCTCTGCCCGAGCTGGGGCTCGACTCGCTCAAGCTCATCGAGGTGGGTGTCCGGCTCGAGGATGCATTCGGCGACTCCGTGCGCTTCGACAACTGGCTGGAGCAGGAGCGCACCAAACAGGGCAACAGCGCCTTCAAGCTGGCCTCGCTCATCTCCTTCATCGAAGAGCGGAGGGCCGCGTGA
- a CDS encoding cation:proton antiporter, translated as MSKPESLVLFLFVLLLLAHLLGALCVRLRQPRVVGEILAGVLAGPALLGRLEFFPRPGTHHQPALDFLYAFGLLMLMFLSGAGIHSLFHPDDRRKIAWLTSLGTVLPFLMATALGMSLPLDSLMGPAGHPVALLLIIGISVSITSIPVISRIFQDLQVLHTRFARLVLGVAVVEDIALWGGLAGALSLARASALPWSDIARHISVTVLYMVLGLFLVPQVLQWLNAARWKPFARMSPVTNVVLLLLAYAAVADFLDINQVFAGFLAGLAASRSSSFTQETLDSIAGLSNALFIPLYFALVGYKLALINALSPGMLFAFLVVACVIKLASVGLGARLAGFPPSDAINLAVATNARGGPGIAVASVAFDAGIISPAFYTTLVAVAVLTSQAAGAWLSSVLRRGQPLLSDMPESESAAASSPSATRTNVPHERTTARVAGANRDLVATNLLHGDNEGRQR; from the coding sequence ATGTCCAAGCCAGAATCGCTGGTCCTCTTCCTCTTCGTCCTGCTGCTCCTGGCCCACCTGCTCGGCGCCCTCTGCGTGCGGTTGAGGCAACCGCGCGTGGTGGGAGAAATACTGGCGGGCGTGCTCGCGGGACCCGCGCTTCTGGGGCGCCTGGAATTCTTTCCAAGGCCTGGAACCCACCACCAGCCCGCCCTGGATTTCCTCTATGCGTTCGGGCTGCTGATGTTGATGTTCCTGTCGGGGGCGGGCATCCACTCCCTGTTCCACCCGGATGATCGACGGAAGATTGCCTGGCTGACCTCGCTCGGAACGGTGCTGCCCTTCCTCATGGCCACCGCGTTGGGCATGAGTCTGCCCCTGGACTCGCTCATGGGCCCGGCGGGGCATCCCGTCGCGCTCCTGCTCATCATCGGCATCTCCGTCTCCATCACCTCCATCCCCGTCATCTCGCGCATCTTCCAGGATCTCCAGGTGCTGCATACGCGCTTCGCGCGGCTCGTGTTGGGGGTCGCGGTGGTGGAGGACATCGCGCTCTGGGGGGGACTGGCCGGGGCCCTCTCCCTGGCACGCGCGAGCGCGCTGCCCTGGAGCGACATCGCGCGGCACATCAGCGTGACCGTGCTCTACATGGTCCTGGGCCTGTTCCTGGTGCCCCAGGTCCTTCAATGGCTGAACGCGGCGCGCTGGAAACCGTTCGCGCGCATGTCTCCCGTGACGAATGTGGTCCTGCTGCTCCTGGCCTATGCCGCGGTGGCGGACTTCCTCGACATCAACCAGGTCTTCGCCGGTTTCCTCGCCGGCCTGGCGGCCTCGAGGAGCTCCTCGTTCACCCAGGAGACGCTGGACTCCATCGCGGGGCTCTCCAACGCGCTCTTCATCCCGCTCTACTTCGCGCTGGTCGGCTACAAGCTGGCGCTCATCAATGCGCTCTCACCAGGCATGCTCTTCGCCTTCCTCGTGGTCGCCTGTGTCATCAAACTGGCCTCGGTGGGACTGGGGGCCCGGCTCGCCGGCTTCCCTCCCTCGGATGCCATCAACCTCGCCGTGGCGACGAACGCTCGCGGAGGACCGGGCATCGCGGTGGCCAGCGTGGCATTCGATGCTGGCATCATCAGCCCCGCCTTCTACACCACGCTGGTCGCGGTGGCGGTGTTGACCTCCCAGGCGGCCGGGGCCTGGCTGAGCTCCGTGCTGCGGCGCGGGCAACCCCTGCTCAGCGACATGCCCGAGTCCGAGTCCGCGGCTGCGAGCTCCCCCTCCGCCACTCGGACGAATGTTCCTCATGAGCGGACCACGGCACGAGTCGCTGGAGCCAATCGGGATCTCGTTGCGACCAACCTTCTTCATGGAGACAACGAGGGGCGCCAGCGGTAG
- a CDS encoding 2Fe-2S iron-sulfur cluster binding domain-containing protein, with the protein MSSERSGQEIELRVGDDVLKVRSGEMLIDICEHHQTCIMFSCRAASCGTCAIVVEQGMENLSPMDGLEAIVVEEVSEGRPNVRLACQVQILGSAYVRPLS; encoded by the coding sequence ATGAGTTCCGAGCGGAGTGGGCAGGAGATCGAGCTTCGGGTTGGGGACGATGTATTGAAGGTCAGGTCCGGGGAGATGCTCATCGACATCTGCGAGCATCACCAGACGTGCATCATGTTCAGTTGCCGCGCGGCTTCATGCGGCACGTGCGCCATCGTTGTCGAGCAGGGCATGGAGAACCTCTCTCCCATGGACGGGCTGGAGGCCATCGTCGTCGAGGAGGTGTCCGAGGGACGCCCCAATGTGCGCCTGGCGTGCCAGGTGCAAATCCTTGGCTCGGCGTACGTACGCCCGCTGTCGTAG
- a CDS encoding acyl-CoA thioesterase: protein MSKQVQVLGYHETPGRVRFGEVDRYGYLWHGHALAYFEAARADLARRTQLSVSDLLEFHLAVPMVDLWVEYKKPAHEEDELITQISLLRQPLRTPFIEFAYRIVKMRDGQEVLRGRTRQLIMPQSGKLVTRLPDEVQRRLESVWSYLETCPRWQEEQILGLLGGGRSYS from the coding sequence ATGAGCAAGCAGGTGCAGGTGCTCGGCTACCACGAGACTCCCGGCCGCGTCCGCTTCGGTGAGGTGGACCGGTACGGGTATCTCTGGCATGGCCATGCGCTCGCCTACTTCGAGGCGGCGAGGGCCGACCTGGCACGCCGCACCCAGCTGAGCGTGTCGGACCTGCTGGAGTTCCATCTGGCGGTCCCCATGGTGGATCTGTGGGTCGAGTACAAGAAGCCGGCGCACGAGGAGGATGAGCTCATCACCCAGATCTCCCTGCTGCGCCAGCCGCTGCGCACCCCCTTCATCGAGTTCGCCTATCGCATCGTGAAGATGCGGGATGGCCAGGAAGTTCTACGCGGGCGGACGCGGCAGCTCATCATGCCCCAGAGCGGGAAGCTCGTGACGCGTTTACCAGACGAGGTCCAGCGTCGGCTGGAGTCGGTCTGGAGCTACCTCGAGACGTGCCCCCGGTGGCAGGAGGAGCAGATCCTCGGCCTCCTGGGCGGCGGTCGCTCGTATTCGTGA
- a CDS encoding alpha/beta hydrolase family protein, which translates to MNIPTQTSASIREQDITFNATDGFPLSGRLLVPERPTAAVLFSPATGLPKEFYLHFLRYGAERGVACLVYDYRGVAASAPKELRGFKMDTPDWGRLDMSAALERLIEAAPGVPVFHVAHSIGGHITGFMPNHQKITRQVFIGVGFGTWWKHRFPKQPLVDLFFWWIYGPLQLATKGFIPSGGLWGGSTLPAGAFKTWRRWSHKADYFRGELSDRLKPHYFNEIATPIISYVFTDDPLTTPETARAFLEFMPKTKKDVRVRSPSDLGVKKLQHQDVFRRSNSAAWPELWRAVLEGA; encoded by the coding sequence ATGAACATTCCGACGCAGACGTCAGCGAGCATCCGCGAACAAGACATCACGTTCAACGCGACGGACGGCTTCCCGCTCTCCGGGCGGCTCCTGGTTCCGGAGCGCCCGACCGCGGCCGTCCTGTTCTCCCCGGCGACCGGGTTGCCCAAGGAGTTCTACCTCCATTTCCTGCGCTACGGCGCGGAGCGCGGCGTGGCGTGCCTGGTCTACGACTACCGCGGCGTCGCCGCCTCGGCGCCCAAGGAGCTGCGCGGATTCAAGATGGATACTCCGGATTGGGGGCGCCTCGACATGTCCGCCGCTCTCGAGCGCTTGATCGAAGCCGCACCGGGCGTCCCCGTGTTCCACGTCGCGCACAGCATCGGTGGGCACATCACGGGGTTCATGCCCAACCATCAGAAAATCACCCGGCAGGTGTTCATCGGCGTCGGGTTCGGGACCTGGTGGAAACACCGCTTCCCGAAACAGCCACTGGTCGATCTCTTCTTCTGGTGGATTTACGGACCGCTTCAGCTGGCGACGAAGGGCTTCATTCCCTCCGGCGGACTCTGGGGCGGTTCAACCTTGCCCGCCGGCGCGTTCAAGACCTGGCGGCGCTGGTCGCACAAGGCTGATTACTTCCGCGGCGAGCTCAGCGATCGATTGAAGCCACATTATTTCAATGAAATCGCGACGCCGATCATCTCATACGTGTTCACGGATGATCCCTTGACGACCCCCGAAACCGCGCGCGCATTCCTCGAGTTCATGCCCAAGACGAAGAAGGACGTGCGCGTGCGCAGCCCTTCAGACCTCGGTGTCAAGAAATTGCAGCATCAGGATGTCTTCCGGCGAAGCAACTCGGCGGCGTGGCCCGAGCTGTGGCGAGCGGTGCTGGAAGGCGCTTGA
- a CDS encoding fatty acyl-AMP ligase yields the protein MAEQTAARAGALQAAGLKQGERIAIILPENDEFILTFLGAIRVGIIPVPIYPMHGLGQLDGYLESVRHIVRRSGAAAVVTNAKIKLLLGTVQSQCESVRSIISVESLADAAAPMQPRKVNLDDVAFLQFTSGSTSNPKGVTVTHRNLAANIRCFMEEGFRVTSEDVGVSWLPLFHDMGLIGFLLGPMFYQRPVTFISPLTFLQRPLTWLEIHSKTRGTISCAPNFAFALAVKRIPEAQRQGLDLSAWRIAGCGGEPIRAEVLRRFAATFAPQGFRAEALLPLYGMAESSLAIAVGRPGAGLPSTLVDHNRMSEERVALPTRQLEGASEIVACGKPFTGHKLAIFDLTDETSASPLPDGHIGEIRIAGPSVMKEYWGDPDATAQVFAGEYLRTGDLGFILDGELHVCGRLKEMIILNGRNYFPQDIEHVATTVPGVRKGNLVAFGTHEASGTGEGFERIVLAVEIADPASFDPLTVVRTVQTALGIALHEVVVLQPGQLPKTSSGKLQRTKTRELYERGELQGRQSARETNVTDTLKQVVISQTNYLKAVLFK from the coding sequence TTGGCAGAGCAGACCGCGGCCCGAGCCGGCGCGCTGCAGGCGGCGGGGCTGAAGCAGGGCGAACGGATTGCCATCATCCTCCCGGAGAATGACGAGTTCATCCTCACATTCCTGGGCGCGATTCGCGTGGGAATCATCCCCGTGCCCATCTACCCGATGCACGGGCTCGGTCAGTTGGACGGCTATCTCGAGAGCGTGCGGCACATCGTCAGGCGGAGTGGCGCGGCGGCGGTGGTGACGAACGCGAAGATCAAGCTCCTGCTCGGCACGGTGCAGAGCCAGTGCGAGAGCGTGCGGAGCATCATCTCCGTCGAGTCGCTCGCGGACGCCGCCGCACCCATGCAGCCCCGGAAGGTGAATCTGGACGACGTGGCCTTCCTCCAGTTCACCAGTGGCTCCACGTCCAATCCCAAGGGGGTCACCGTCACCCACCGGAACCTGGCGGCCAACATCCGTTGCTTCATGGAGGAAGGCTTCCGGGTGACGTCCGAGGACGTGGGCGTCTCCTGGCTTCCCCTCTTCCACGACATGGGGCTCATCGGCTTCCTGCTGGGCCCGATGTTCTACCAACGGCCCGTTACGTTCATCTCGCCGCTGACCTTCCTGCAGCGGCCGCTGACGTGGCTGGAGATCCACAGCAAGACCCGCGGCACCATCTCCTGCGCGCCCAACTTCGCCTTCGCCCTGGCCGTCAAGCGCATCCCGGAGGCGCAACGGCAGGGATTGGATCTGTCCGCCTGGCGCATCGCCGGATGCGGCGGCGAGCCCATCCGTGCGGAAGTCCTGCGGCGCTTCGCCGCGACCTTCGCTCCCCAGGGCTTCCGAGCCGAAGCCCTGCTGCCCCTGTACGGCATGGCCGAGTCCTCGCTGGCCATCGCGGTGGGGAGGCCAGGCGCGGGGTTGCCCTCGACGCTCGTGGACCACAACCGCATGAGCGAGGAGCGCGTCGCCCTCCCGACAAGGCAATTGGAGGGGGCGTCGGAAATCGTCGCGTGTGGCAAGCCCTTCACCGGACACAAGCTGGCCATTTTCGACCTGACGGATGAGACCAGCGCGTCCCCCCTGCCGGATGGGCATATCGGGGAGATCCGCATCGCCGGCCCCAGCGTCATGAAGGAGTATTGGGGAGATCCGGATGCGACCGCCCAGGTGTTCGCTGGCGAGTATCTGCGCACGGGTGATCTCGGCTTCATCCTCGACGGTGAGCTCCACGTCTGCGGCCGGCTCAAGGAGATGATCATCCTCAACGGCCGCAATTACTTCCCGCAGGACATCGAACACGTGGCCACCACCGTACCGGGAGTGCGCAAGGGCAACCTCGTCGCCTTCGGCACGCACGAGGCCTCTGGCACGGGCGAGGGGTTCGAGCGGATCGTCCTGGCGGTGGAGATCGCCGACCCGGCCTCGTTCGACCCCCTGACTGTCGTCCGGACGGTACAGACCGCGCTGGGCATCGCACTCCACGAAGTGGTGGTGCTCCAGCCAGGGCAGCTCCCCAAGACGTCCAGCGGCAAGCTGCAGCGCACCAAGACGCGTGAGCTGTACGAGCGGGGCGAGTTGCAGGGCCGGCAGAGCGCGCGAGAGACGAACGTCACCGACACCCTCAAGCAGGTCGTCATCAGCCAGACCAACTACTTGAAGGCCGTTCTCTTCAAGTGA
- a CDS encoding diiron oxygenase: protein MDQVDPVDKLLRRQIKLFEHAHRTPLELKGLGLTMKQEGIDKSKLYCNPDFLLLPLRECPYLSTLRPEQLSVLTAYYFARAYSEIATSESVALRYNMEASAAVFPVYSDNYMVLFHETAEEFDHIITFRNVCQALIGRGDVIGGEFFPHLKAVPAMLERYRGKLCDNGFGSMYLLMRYILNLALKQLEGFMTAGIDEKVASPLALQIVAGHAEDEARHLTTSLELGLGLFRRATPRSRELISGAMRITMYSMIDKRFSGDAAATWNFETGLGVLDRALQHPELADFPLTAEALRDLWKSEGITIPASAEFERSRRWIAGQLRRLAESMELALTPQGEAFERYLSYAQGTV, encoded by the coding sequence GTGGATCAGGTCGACCCGGTAGACAAGCTGTTGAGGAGGCAGATCAAGCTCTTCGAGCACGCTCATCGCACGCCCCTTGAGCTCAAGGGGCTTGGCCTGACGATGAAGCAGGAGGGCATCGACAAGAGCAAGCTGTACTGCAACCCGGACTTCCTGCTCTTGCCGCTGCGCGAGTGCCCCTACCTCTCCACGCTCCGGCCCGAGCAGCTCTCCGTGCTGACCGCGTACTACTTCGCGCGGGCCTACTCGGAGATCGCCACCTCGGAGTCGGTGGCGCTGCGCTACAACATGGAGGCGTCCGCGGCGGTCTTCCCTGTGTACTCGGACAATTACATGGTCCTCTTCCACGAGACGGCGGAGGAGTTCGACCACATCATCACCTTCCGCAACGTCTGCCAGGCGCTCATCGGGCGCGGAGATGTCATTGGCGGAGAGTTCTTCCCCCATCTCAAGGCCGTCCCGGCCATGCTCGAGCGGTACCGGGGGAAGCTGTGCGACAACGGCTTCGGCTCCATGTACCTGCTGATGCGCTACATCCTCAACCTGGCGCTCAAGCAGCTCGAGGGCTTCATGACGGCCGGCATCGACGAGAAGGTCGCCTCGCCGCTGGCGCTGCAGATCGTCGCTGGCCATGCGGAGGACGAGGCCCGGCACCTCACCACCTCACTGGAGCTGGGGCTCGGCCTCTTCCGGCGTGCCACGCCCAGATCGCGTGAGCTCATTTCGGGGGCGATGCGCATCACGATGTACTCGATGATCGACAAGCGCTTCTCCGGGGATGCGGCGGCTACCTGGAACTTCGAGACGGGCCTGGGCGTGCTCGATCGGGCGCTCCAGCACCCCGAGCTCGCCGACTTCCCGCTCACCGCCGAGGCGCTGCGCGATCTATGGAAGTCCGAGGGCATCACGATCCCCGCCAGCGCCGAGTTCGAGCGCTCGCGACGGTGGATCGCGGGGCAGTTGCGCCGTCTGGCCGAGAGCATGGAGTTGGCGCTGACTCCCCAGGGCGAGGCTTTCGAGCGGTATCTGTCCTACGCGCAGGGCACCGTGTGA
- a CDS encoding ABC transporter substrate-binding protein, with translation MTASSLPYRVRVVSSYIYEKEDSAPYSTMGRQNRWVVGFVSAITRLKSGLRDFDLQFQRIPPTREELTQLLARYREEGVRVLIIPGTDSVVRVAEVNRDIPVVYFGAHPENNGMELLGHPNITGVRLNLPLIWSYENFSLLKSVVPDLERVYFPLNLSSEFAFPNVKKNYELSRAKKEGFWITSPSSHVGYRSVAFMAERLGVGYHEGPYATLEELQAGLDTMKAERSALIGFNDTVLSGRAVKALLEYSRARRVPLFWVNNAAIIKQAGVADFSSDFEAVGRLVGRMCLSILRDGKPVSEVPFENDPGQKLTLNLPGCQELGFSIPPEVRARFDEVAS, from the coding sequence GTGACGGCGAGCTCCTTGCCCTACCGCGTCCGTGTCGTCAGCTCGTACATCTATGAGAAGGAGGACAGCGCTCCTTACTCCACCATGGGCCGGCAGAACCGCTGGGTGGTGGGGTTCGTCTCGGCCATCACCCGATTGAAATCGGGCCTGCGCGACTTCGATCTCCAGTTCCAGCGCATTCCCCCCACCCGTGAAGAGCTCACCCAGCTGCTCGCCCGCTACCGGGAAGAGGGCGTTCGCGTTCTCATCATCCCGGGCACGGATTCGGTGGTGCGCGTCGCGGAGGTGAACCGGGACATCCCCGTGGTGTATTTCGGGGCCCACCCGGAGAACAACGGGATGGAGCTGCTCGGCCATCCGAACATCACCGGGGTGCGGCTCAACCTGCCGCTCATCTGGAGTTATGAGAATTTCTCGCTGCTGAAGAGCGTGGTGCCCGACCTGGAGCGGGTCTACTTCCCGCTCAACCTGAGCTCCGAGTTCGCGTTCCCCAACGTGAAGAAGAACTACGAGCTCTCCCGGGCGAAAAAGGAGGGATTCTGGATCACCAGCCCCTCCAGCCATGTCGGCTACCGAAGCGTGGCGTTCATGGCGGAGCGGCTGGGGGTGGGCTACCACGAGGGTCCGTACGCCACGCTCGAGGAACTGCAGGCCGGGCTGGACACGATGAAGGCGGAGCGCAGCGCCCTCATCGGATTCAACGACACGGTGCTCAGCGGCAGGGCGGTGAAGGCGCTCCTCGAGTACTCCCGCGCCCGACGCGTCCCGCTCTTCTGGGTCAACAACGCGGCCATCATCAAGCAGGCGGGCGTGGCGGACTTCTCCAGCGACTTCGAGGCCGTGGGACGCCTGGTGGGCCGGATGTGCCTGTCCATCCTGCGCGACGGCAAGCCCGTCAGCGAGGTGCCCTTCGAGAATGACCCGGGGCAGAAGCTCACGCTCAACCTCCCGGGCTGCCAGGAGTTGGGCTTCTCGATTCCGCCGGAGGTGCGGGCCCGCTTCGATGAGGTCGCTTCATGA
- a CDS encoding glycosyltransferase family 4 protein, which produces MSIGPVAFDASLWDEPITGIGLYTHCLADALEARGVRLQRLGARVSGEDPRGRMGRTAYVLGRLPRALRETEARLYHALGNFNLPLVRTPGKPYVLTVHDLIPLSMPETVSRAYHWQFRLWLARSVQVADRILCVSACTRDDLLARHPEVSDKVTVTYNGVDHVDRHVPDATAEAYLRTLSLPSRFVLYAGSLDVRKNVGLVLDALERLKARGRQAALVLVGQSWFGSGSVESRVARMRSEGHDIRPLGYQSEQVFYELMRRATVFVFPSRYEGFGLPPLEAMRLGTPAIVSTTGATPEVCGEGAPAVRPDDAEGLAEAMDRLLQSDAERRRWAEAGRKQAARFTWARCADETLAAYEAALRR; this is translated from the coding sequence GTGTCCATCGGTCCTGTCGCTTTCGATGCGAGCCTGTGGGACGAGCCCATCACGGGCATCGGCCTGTACACCCATTGCCTGGCCGACGCACTGGAGGCCCGAGGGGTGCGATTGCAGCGGCTGGGGGCCCGGGTGTCCGGCGAGGACCCGCGTGGCCGCATGGGGCGCACGGCCTACGTGCTGGGCCGGCTGCCCCGGGCGCTGCGCGAGACGGAGGCGCGGCTGTACCACGCGCTCGGCAACTTCAACCTCCCGTTGGTGCGCACCCCCGGCAAGCCCTACGTCCTCACCGTTCATGACCTGATTCCGTTGTCGATGCCCGAGACGGTGTCCCGGGCCTACCACTGGCAGTTCCGCCTGTGGCTGGCCCGGAGTGTCCAGGTGGCGGACCGCATCCTCTGCGTGAGCGCGTGCACCCGGGATGACCTGCTGGCGCGCCACCCCGAGGTGTCCGACAAGGTGACGGTGACCTACAACGGGGTGGACCACGTGGATCGCCACGTGCCGGACGCCACCGCGGAGGCCTACCTGCGCACGCTGTCGCTGCCGTCGCGCTTCGTGCTGTACGCGGGCTCGCTGGACGTGCGCAAGAACGTGGGCCTGGTGCTGGACGCGCTCGAGCGGCTGAAGGCGCGGGGGCGGCAGGCGGCGTTGGTGCTGGTGGGTCAGAGCTGGTTCGGCTCGGGGTCGGTGGAGTCACGCGTGGCGCGCATGCGCTCCGAGGGCCATGACATCCGGCCGCTGGGGTACCAGTCCGAGCAGGTGTTCTACGAGCTGATGCGCAGGGCGACGGTGTTCGTGTTCCCCTCGCGCTACGAGGGCTTCGGTCTGCCGCCGCTGGAGGCGATGAGGTTGGGGACGCCGGCCATCGTGTCGACGACGGGGGCGACGCCAGAGGTGTGCGGTGAGGGGGCTCCGGCGGTGAGGCCGGACGACGCGGAGGGCCTGGCGGAGGCGATGGATCGGCTGCTGCAATCGGACGCGGAGCGGCGGCGCTGGGCGGAGGCGGGGCGCAAGCAGGCGGCGCGTTTCACCTGGGCGCGCTGCGCGGACGAGACGCTCGCGGCCTACGAGGCGGCACTGCGGCGTTGA